A single Dehalococcoidia bacterium DNA region contains:
- a CDS encoding Ohr family peroxiredoxin, producing MTQEKKILYTARVKVTGGRGGVGRTEDGKFEVQLKPPVEFGGQGDGANPEQLFGIGYAACFESTLRALARRAQLDPKGTAIDTRVHIVPREDGPGNTLAVEMDVAMPNVADPAAGADLIRQAHQTCPYSNATRGNIDIRFTINGHPVDLTA from the coding sequence GTGACCCAAGAGAAGAAAATCCTCTACACCGCCAGGGTCAAGGTAACCGGCGGCCGCGGCGGCGTCGGCCGGACCGAAGACGGCAAATTCGAAGTGCAGCTCAAGCCGCCAGTCGAGTTCGGCGGCCAAGGCGACGGCGCAAACCCCGAGCAACTGTTCGGCATCGGCTACGCCGCCTGTTTCGAGAGCACGCTCCGCGCGCTCGCCCGCCGCGCCCAGCTCGACCCGAAAGGCACCGCGATCGACACGCGGGTCCACATCGTCCCGCGCGAGGACGGACCGGGCAACACCCTCGCTGTCGAGATGGACGTCGCGATGCCGAACGTGGCCGACCCGGCCGCAGGGGCCGACCTGATCCGCCAGGCCCATCAGACCTGCCCCTATTCCAACGCCACCCGCGGCAACATCGATATTCGCTTCACCATCAACGGCCACCCCGTCGACCTGACAGCCTGA
- a CDS encoding FAD-binding oxidoreductase, translating into MDSVFDIAICGSGPIGAATAYALRERTDLAIAVVTRDPADDPNHEAAYRWAGGAVRLAWDDPWKQSAVQETAALARQFAAEGVALDFVENGYLFLNRGEAVPGVNLAGAKLVREILRRAGEAGIHLHSERDIAAIAPEGDSYRIVTSAGDLVARRVLLALGAANSRFLPDYPVAFEKRQVFLLDLPVEGGRAKMPHLVVPLAGGVVYCFVKNVAGTLRLVVGQEDIFAHEETPGPENYFPALLARGLADRLPFLADAHVLDILWGFDAKAKSLSLVSHDNRLFAANCGSAVRAAARIGVEVAERLVASLVPENA; encoded by the coding sequence ATGGACAGCGTGTTTGACATCGCCATCTGCGGCTCAGGACCGATCGGCGCGGCGACGGCCTACGCCCTCCGCGAACGGACTGACCTCGCGATCGCCGTCGTCACTCGCGACCCCGCCGACGACCCTAACCACGAGGCTGCCTATCGCTGGGCCGGCGGCGCCGTCCGTCTCGCTTGGGATGACCCGTGGAAGCAGTCCGCCGTTCAGGAAACCGCTGCCCTCGCCCGTCAATTCGCCGCTGAGGGTGTCGCGCTCGACTTTGTCGAGAACGGCTACCTCTTTCTCAATCGTGGCGAAGCTGTCCCTGGCGTCAATCTCGCCGGAGCAAAGCTGGTGCGGGAGATCCTGCGCCGCGCCGGCGAGGCCGGTATTCACCTCCACAGCGAACGCGACATCGCGGCGATCGCGCCCGAGGGCGACAGCTATCGGATCGTCACCTCCGCCGGCGACCTCGTCGCCCGCCGCGTCCTCCTTGCCCTCGGCGCGGCCAACTCCCGCTTCCTGCCCGATTACCCGGTCGCCTTCGAGAAGCGCCAAGTCTTTCTTCTCGACCTCCCGGTCGAGGGAGGTCGCGCCAAAATGCCGCACCTCGTCGTTCCTCTCGCGGGCGGGGTCGTCTACTGCTTCGTCAAGAACGTCGCCGGCACCCTCCGCCTCGTCGTCGGGCAGGAGGATATCTTCGCCCATGAAGAGACACCCGGCCCGGAGAACTACTTCCCTGCCCTCCTCGCGCGCGGGCTCGCCGACCGCCTCCCCTTTCTCGCTGACGCCCATGTCCTCGACATCCTCTGGGGCTTCGACGCCAAAGCGAAATCCCTCTCGCTCGTGAGCCACGACAACCGGCTCTTTGCGGCGAACTGCGGCTCCGCTGTCCGCGCCGCAGCGCGCATCGGCGTCGAGGTCGCCGAGCGGCTGGTGGCGAGCCTCGTCCCCGAGAACGCGTGA
- a CDS encoding creatininase family protein, with translation MGALPIPTTARGPKLLEEMTTAEVADALQRTDVAILTTGAIEQHGAHLPLGTDWYIGEETTRRLLRVLAERGYQAVGYAFPLGRSDGFLNFPGTLTLSNATFIAVMKEIIGCLYHQGFRRFVLLSANGGNGSAMLIAGEEIHRERGCPVIFLDPLPYQRSYRAEILKNPALDHHGAEGETSKVLVTHPHLVHLERAAFVAPLSTPRPFTFGAGVRVFAGRWEDFAPGGVVGDPRLGEAATGEKAYERNAAWAADIIEQVFFAGGSAS, from the coding sequence ATGGGTGCGCTCCCGATCCCCACAACTGCGCGCGGACCGAAGCTCCTTGAAGAGATGACGACAGCGGAAGTTGCTGACGCGCTCCAGCGGACCGATGTCGCTATTCTGACGACCGGCGCGATCGAGCAGCACGGCGCCCATCTGCCGCTCGGAACCGACTGGTACATCGGGGAGGAGACGACGCGGCGTCTCCTGCGGGTGCTAGCGGAGCGCGGTTATCAGGCGGTCGGCTATGCCTTTCCGCTTGGCCGGTCGGACGGCTTTTTGAATTTCCCCGGCACGCTGACGCTGAGCAACGCGACGTTCATCGCCGTGATGAAGGAGATCATCGGCTGTCTGTACCATCAGGGGTTCCGGCGCTTCGTCCTGCTCTCGGCCAACGGCGGCAATGGGAGCGCGATGCTGATTGCGGGCGAGGAGATCCACCGCGAGCGGGGCTGCCCGGTGATCTTCCTCGATCCGCTGCCCTATCAGCGCTCCTACCGCGCGGAGATCCTGAAAAATCCGGCGCTCGACCATCACGGCGCGGAAGGCGAGACGTCGAAGGTGCTGGTCACGCATCCGCATCTCGTCCATCTTGAGCGGGCGGCGTTCGTTGCGCCGCTGAGCACCCCCCGACCGTTCACTTTTGGAGCGGGCGTCCGGGTGTTCGCCGGCCGCTGGGAGGATTTTGCTCCGGGCGGGGTGGTGGGCGACCCGCGGCTTGGGGAGGCGGCAACGGGCGAAAAGGCGTACGAGCGCAATGCTGCTTGGGCGGCGGACATCATTGAGCAGGTGTTCTTCGCGGGCGGCTCAGCGTCCTGA
- a CDS encoding FAD-dependent oxidoreductase: MEVMAVVPAEGVSRWDVEADVVVVGAGGCGVTAALAAGERGASVLLLDRDHRPVANTARSGGMIPAAGTRLQRAAGIEETPEQFAADILAKNHGQSDPEQTLHLARTAARVVDWLTERHHVRLELATDFLYPGHTQYRMHCPPERTGAALLADLKRAAREVPTIQYVPDVRVENLVAAESGAVVGVVADSGRRELVRARKVILACNGFGANAAMVREFCPEAADALYFGGPGSTGEGIQWGMALGAQVAFMDSYQLHATVAQPGEVLVSYSITMEGGFHVNVRGERFADETRGYSEHALDVLAQPGRTVVVVYDARLHRLGRAFPDYRACVEAGLVKQAPTIEALGAAFRLDGAALARTLEDYRRGREAGRDRFGRRTFADLQPPFFGIRVTGALLHTQGGLVVDREARVLRADGTPIPNLYAGGGVAAGISGHGAGGYLSGNGLLTALGYGYLAGRHAAASLGFLGAG, translated from the coding sequence ATGGAGGTGATGGCGGTCGTTCCTGCTGAGGGGGTGTCGCGCTGGGATGTCGAGGCCGATGTGGTGGTGGTCGGCGCGGGCGGCTGCGGGGTGACGGCGGCGCTGGCGGCGGGAGAGCGCGGGGCGTCGGTGCTGCTGCTTGACCGCGACCATCGGCCGGTGGCGAACACGGCGCGCAGCGGCGGGATGATCCCAGCTGCGGGGACGCGGCTGCAGCGAGCGGCAGGGATCGAAGAGACGCCCGAGCAGTTCGCCGCCGACATCCTTGCCAAGAACCATGGCCAGTCGGACCCGGAGCAGACGCTCCATCTGGCACGGACAGCGGCGCGCGTGGTGGACTGGCTGACCGAACGCCACCACGTGCGGCTCGAACTGGCGACCGATTTTCTCTATCCCGGCCACACCCAGTATCGGATGCACTGCCCGCCCGAGCGCACGGGGGCGGCGTTGCTGGCGGACCTGAAGCGGGCGGCGCGGGAAGTGCCGACTATTCAGTATGTGCCTGATGTGCGGGTCGAAAACCTTGTCGCGGCTGAATCGGGCGCGGTCGTCGGGGTGGTGGCCGACAGCGGCCGGCGCGAACTGGTGCGGGCGCGGAAGGTGATCCTCGCCTGCAACGGTTTTGGCGCGAACGCGGCGATGGTGCGGGAGTTCTGTCCGGAGGCGGCGGACGCCCTTTACTTCGGGGGGCCCGGCTCGACCGGCGAGGGGATCCAGTGGGGAATGGCGCTCGGGGCGCAGGTGGCGTTCATGGACTCCTATCAGCTGCACGCAACCGTCGCCCAGCCGGGAGAGGTTCTCGTCTCTTACTCGATCACGATGGAGGGCGGCTTCCATGTCAATGTTCGGGGTGAGCGCTTTGCCGACGAGACGCGCGGCTACTCCGAGCACGCCCTCGACGTGCTGGCGCAGCCGGGCAGGACGGTGGTCGTGGTGTACGACGCGCGTCTCCATCGGCTCGGCCGAGCGTTTCCGGACTATCGGGCATGCGTCGAGGCGGGCTTGGTGAAGCAGGCGCCGACGATCGAGGCGCTCGGCGCGGCGTTTCGCCTCGACGGCGCGGCCCTAGCGCGGACACTTGAGGACTATCGGCGGGGACGAGAGGCGGGCCGGGACCGGTTTGGCCGGCGGACCTTTGCCGACCTGCAGCCCCCGTTCTTCGGCATCCGGGTGACGGGGGCGCTGCTGCATACCCAAGGGGGGCTGGTCGTTGACCGCGAGGCGCGGGTGCTCCGAGCGGACGGCACGCCGATCCCGAACCTGTATGCTGGCGGCGGCGTGGCGGCAGGCATCTCTGGGCATGGTGCAGGCGGATATCTCTCGGGCAATGGGCTGCTGACGGCACTCGGCTACGGCTACCTCGCGGGCCGGCATGCAGCCGCTTCGCTCGGCTTCCTCGGCGCCGGGTAG
- a CDS encoding putative cobaltochelatase yields MHAYPFTAIVGQEPMRLALLLNAVDPAIGGVLIRGEKGTAKSTMARSLAALLPDQAVVEGCPFRCAPPDLCAEHAARAARGEELPLVTRPVPVVELPNNTTEDRLAGTLDIEAALKRGEKRFQPGLLAAANRGILYVDEVNLLPDHLVDLLLDAAAMGVHTVEREGISFQHPARFILFGTMNPEEGELRPQLLDRFGLCVEVTGLREIDARVEVMTRRAAYDADPEAFCAQWRDAERRERERIVAARALLPEVVASPDILRRIAAIALAVGVDGHRADLVMLRTARALAAYEGRREVTADDVRRAAELALPHRLRRLPFDEQRSEQRLRDALSQVDQPPPPSEPSPPDHPDSGSPPSDAPSAPPAASDEPAAAERRAEPGAPIPLPALTLERDRLARSASGRRHPSLSDDRRGRVVRAALPDSPTSDIAVIPTIRAAASHPPAADSPLAVTVTPSDLRRNVRRTTVGVAILFVVDASGSMGARRRMEAAKGAALTLLTDAYQRRDRVGLIAFRAKGAEVLLPFTDSVETAHARLRELPTGGRTPLAAGLHAALDLIRQQRLRDPALPIVVVLITDGKANVPLETDSPLDEALALAARFAQPGLTTLVLDTENDPISFGLARRLADAAGAQYLRLADISADSVVRSLDAVR; encoded by the coding sequence ATGCACGCCTACCCCTTCACTGCCATCGTCGGACAAGAGCCGATGCGGCTGGCGCTGCTCCTCAACGCCGTTGACCCCGCCATCGGCGGCGTCCTCATCCGCGGCGAAAAAGGCACCGCCAAGTCGACGATGGCGCGCTCCCTCGCCGCGCTGCTTCCTGACCAAGCGGTCGTCGAAGGCTGTCCCTTCCGCTGCGCCCCCCCCGATCTCTGCGCCGAGCACGCTGCGCGCGCTGCTCGCGGCGAGGAGCTGCCGCTCGTCACCCGTCCCGTTCCGGTGGTCGAGCTGCCGAACAACACCACCGAGGACCGCCTCGCCGGCACGCTCGACATCGAAGCGGCGCTGAAGCGGGGCGAAAAACGGTTCCAGCCCGGCCTGCTCGCCGCCGCCAATCGGGGCATCCTCTACGTCGACGAGGTCAATCTCCTGCCCGACCATCTCGTCGACCTGCTGCTCGATGCCGCCGCCATGGGCGTCCACACCGTCGAGCGCGAGGGGATCTCCTTCCAGCATCCTGCCCGCTTCATTCTCTTCGGCACCATGAACCCTGAGGAAGGCGAGCTCCGTCCGCAGCTCCTCGACCGCTTCGGCCTCTGCGTCGAGGTCACCGGCCTGCGCGAGATCGACGCCCGCGTCGAGGTGATGACGCGGCGCGCCGCCTACGACGCCGACCCCGAGGCGTTCTGCGCCCAGTGGCGCGACGCCGAGCGCCGCGAGCGGGAACGGATCGTCGCCGCCCGCGCCCTCCTGCCGGAGGTCGTCGCCAGCCCCGACATCCTGCGGCGCATCGCCGCAATCGCGCTCGCGGTCGGCGTCGACGGCCATCGCGCCGACCTCGTCATGCTGCGGACCGCCCGCGCCCTCGCCGCCTACGAAGGCCGCCGCGAGGTTACCGCCGACGATGTCCGCCGCGCTGCCGAACTCGCGCTCCCGCATCGCCTCCGCCGCCTCCCCTTCGACGAGCAGCGGAGCGAGCAGCGGCTGCGCGACGCTCTCTCCCAGGTCGACCAACCGCCTCCGCCCAGCGAGCCGTCACCCCCTGACCACCCCGATAGCGGCAGCCCGCCATCCGACGCGCCATCCGCTCCTCCAGCAGCCAGCGATGAGCCCGCCGCTGCCGAGCGCCGCGCCGAGCCTGGCGCGCCGATCCCGCTCCCGGCCCTCACGCTCGAGCGTGACCGGCTCGCTCGCTCTGCGTCCGGCCGCCGCCACCCCTCCCTCTCGGACGACCGGCGGGGGCGCGTCGTCCGCGCCGCTCTCCCCGACAGCCCAACAAGCGATATTGCGGTGATCCCCACCATTCGCGCCGCCGCCAGTCACCCCCCCGCGGCAGATTCGCCTCTCGCCGTCACGGTCACGCCGAGCGATCTGCGCCGCAATGTCCGCCGTACCACAGTCGGCGTCGCCATCCTCTTCGTCGTCGACGCCAGCGGCTCGATGGGGGCACGGCGGCGGATGGAAGCCGCCAAAGGTGCCGCCCTGACCCTGCTGACCGACGCCTACCAGCGCCGCGACCGCGTCGGCCTGATTGCCTTTCGCGCCAAAGGCGCCGAGGTGCTGCTTCCGTTCACCGACAGCGTCGAGACTGCCCACGCCCGCCTGCGCGAGCTGCCGACCGGCGGCCGCACCCCGCTCGCCGCCGGTCTTCACGCCGCGCTCGACCTGATCCGCCAGCAGCGCTTGCGCGACCCCGCTCTGCCGATCGTGGTCGTTCTCATTACCGACGGCAAGGCGAATGTCCCCTTGGAGACCGACTCGCCCCTCGACGAGGCGCTCGCCCTTGCCGCCCGCTTCGCTCAGCCCGGCCTCACCACTCTTGTCCTCGACACAGAGAACGACCCCATCTCCTTCGGCCTCGCGCGCCGCCTCGCTGACGCCGCCGGCGCGCAATACCTCCGTCTTGCCGACATCTCCGCCGACAGCGTCGTCCGCTCGCTCGACGCGGTCCGCTGA
- a CDS encoding ABC transporter substrate-binding protein: protein MRWPRAALVLAISASACAPATAPAQTGAPAQPAVETRAAQQVIQIGTAFSMSTLSPRGALPPAPFLYWPMYDNLTQFGPKYEVKPSVAERWSVSPDGRTWTFNLRRDVKFWNGQPLTAEDVAFSLMQVIRSRWPAIGFFTSVTEATAVDPWTVTVTTRQPDMAIPNGGAYLWIIPKAYYEEIGADAFSDRAIGSGPYEVAEYRPGDFIRYRKRSEPHAFRKPQNDEIVFRTIPEAAQRANGLRTGELDLAAGTSFPPDIAESLMRAGITVLSQPGAVVLLSMSQGVAEARNTPLKDKRVRLALNYAIDRESIAKNLYKGTAVPISQVALPGSPYFDESVRPIPYDPAQARRLLAEAGYPNGFKLPAGLDTSMAHGYRDLLLAIQGQLKEIGVEFDINFLESGEYDDRTRATGGKMRGDLWAHASSDANGFGSTIRSIYGCGKPVAEPAYALFWCNPAWDRLMDEALATPDPVRRQQLLHEANRIQREDVPAIYVVATPVQIAHTPKIRGVEFPVPIFYGFDTVYKIQ from the coding sequence ATGAGGTGGCCTCGCGCCGCGCTCGTTCTGGCGATCAGCGCCTCGGCGTGCGCACCTGCCACGGCGCCAGCGCAGACCGGTGCGCCTGCTCAGCCGGCGGTGGAGACGCGGGCAGCGCAGCAGGTGATCCAGATTGGCACAGCGTTTTCGATGTCGACGCTCAGCCCGCGGGGAGCGCTGCCGCCGGCGCCGTTCCTCTACTGGCCGATGTATGACAACCTGACGCAGTTTGGCCCGAAATACGAAGTGAAGCCGTCGGTCGCCGAGCGCTGGTCGGTCTCGCCGGACGGCCGGACATGGACCTTCAATCTCCGCCGCGATGTGAAATTCTGGAACGGTCAGCCGCTCACGGCCGAGGATGTCGCGTTCTCGCTGATGCAGGTGATTCGGAGCCGCTGGCCGGCGATCGGGTTCTTTACATCGGTCACGGAGGCGACAGCAGTTGACCCCTGGACAGTGACCGTAACGACGCGTCAGCCGGACATGGCAATTCCAAACGGCGGCGCCTATCTCTGGATCATCCCGAAGGCGTATTACGAGGAGATCGGGGCAGACGCTTTTAGCGACCGAGCGATCGGTTCCGGGCCGTATGAGGTGGCCGAATACCGGCCGGGGGACTTCATTCGCTACCGCAAGCGGTCGGAGCCCCACGCCTTCCGCAAGCCGCAGAACGACGAGATCGTCTTCCGCACTATCCCGGAGGCGGCGCAGCGCGCCAACGGGCTGCGGACGGGCGAGCTCGATCTCGCTGCGGGAACGAGCTTCCCGCCCGATATTGCCGAGTCGCTGATGCGCGCTGGCATCACGGTGCTCAGCCAGCCGGGAGCGGTGGTGCTGCTGTCGATGTCGCAGGGGGTCGCCGAAGCGCGCAACACGCCGCTGAAGGATAAGCGGGTGCGCCTAGCGCTGAACTACGCGATTGATCGCGAGTCGATCGCCAAGAACCTGTACAAGGGAACAGCGGTGCCGATCAGCCAGGTTGCGTTGCCCGGCAGCCCCTACTTCGACGAATCGGTGCGGCCGATCCCCTATGACCCGGCGCAGGCGCGTCGGCTGCTCGCCGAGGCGGGCTATCCGAACGGCTTCAAACTGCCGGCGGGGCTTGATACATCGATGGCGCACGGCTATCGCGATCTGCTGCTGGCGATCCAGGGCCAGTTGAAGGAGATCGGCGTCGAGTTCGACATCAACTTCCTCGAGTCGGGCGAGTATGATGACCGGACGCGCGCAACCGGCGGCAAGATGCGCGGCGACCTCTGGGCGCACGCCTCGAGCGATGCCAACGGCTTCGGCTCGACGATCCGCTCGATCTACGGCTGCGGCAAGCCGGTGGCGGAGCCGGCCTATGCCCTCTTCTGGTGCAACCCCGCGTGGGACAGGCTGATGGATGAAGCGCTGGCAACACCCGACCCCGTGAGGCGGCAGCAGCTGCTCCACGAGGCGAACCGCATTCAGCGCGAGGACGTGCCGGCGATCTACGTGGTGGCGACGCCGGTGCAGATCGCGCACACGCCCAAGATCCGCGGCGTCGAATTTCCGGTGCCGATCTTCTACGGCTTCGACACGGTCTACAAGATTCAGTAG
- a CDS encoding SDR family oxidoreductase: protein MLSLAELFSLAGKSAIVTGGAKGIGQAIAARLAEAGAAVLLTDIDEPAAHQTAAEIRASGRTCEAMVADAANPDHAYEAVRRATERFGRLDILVNNAAIFPFTPALQITPEQWDRVLNTNLRGPFFFAQAAAKAMIAGGHPGRIINIASIDALHPTGALAHYDASKGGLVMLTKSLALELAPYGILVNAIAPGGIATPGAAAAAQSVAQLSGSAEQAASRFLERLPLKRMGEPDEIARIALFLAGPAADYITGELIVADGGYLLS, encoded by the coding sequence ATGCTCTCGCTTGCCGAGTTGTTCTCGCTGGCTGGCAAAAGTGCCATCGTGACCGGCGGCGCAAAGGGGATCGGCCAAGCAATCGCCGCGCGCCTCGCCGAAGCCGGTGCTGCCGTTCTGCTGACCGATATCGACGAGCCCGCCGCGCATCAAACCGCCGCCGAGATCCGGGCGAGCGGCCGAACCTGCGAAGCGATGGTCGCCGACGCGGCCAACCCGGACCACGCCTACGAGGCCGTCCGCCGGGCGACCGAGCGCTTCGGCCGGCTCGACATCCTCGTCAACAACGCCGCGATCTTCCCCTTCACCCCCGCCCTGCAGATCACGCCGGAGCAGTGGGATCGCGTTCTCAACACTAACTTGCGCGGGCCCTTCTTCTTCGCCCAAGCTGCCGCCAAAGCGATGATCGCAGGCGGCCATCCCGGCCGGATCATCAACATCGCCTCGATTGACGCGCTGCACCCGACCGGCGCTCTTGCGCACTACGATGCATCAAAAGGCGGGCTGGTGATGCTGACGAAGTCGCTCGCGCTCGAGTTGGCACCCTACGGCATCCTCGTCAACGCGATCGCGCCGGGCGGGATCGCGACGCCGGGCGCGGCGGCTGCCGCTCAGAGCGTCGCCCAACTGAGCGGCAGCGCGGAACAAGCCGCGAGCCGATTTCTCGAGCGGCTGCCGCTCAAGCGCATGGGGGAGCCCGATGAAATCGCGCGCATCGCCCTCTTTCTCGCCGGCCCCGCGGCCGACTACATCACCGGCGAATTGATCGTGGCGGACGGCGGCTATCTCTTGAGCTAG
- a CDS encoding phosphoribosyltransferase family protein, with the protein MDSPHVEPSGPRFSPLRDRQSAGAQLATALASYAKDHPVVLAIPPGGVPVAAEIAHRLGGELNIIVAQPITAPGNEAVILGAVTASGESALNDEAIAGLGVSEAFVQRAIAQSRADAQRREEQIRGALRPPVVRDRTVIIVDDGVATAAPLLAAVRAVRQFHPARVVVAVPVGEPKACRHLEGVADDVLTLVQPAPFHRVADHYQRFDRLTDADAAALVREHAHPRSGNPTA; encoded by the coding sequence ATGGATTCTCCCCACGTTGAGCCAAGCGGTCCTCGTTTCTCGCCCCTTCGCGACCGGCAGAGCGCCGGTGCGCAGTTGGCGACCGCGCTCGCAAGCTATGCGAAAGATCACCCTGTCGTGCTGGCAATCCCGCCGGGAGGCGTCCCTGTCGCCGCCGAGATCGCCCACCGGCTCGGCGGGGAACTGAACATCATTGTGGCGCAGCCGATCACCGCGCCGGGCAACGAGGCGGTGATCCTCGGTGCGGTCACGGCGAGCGGCGAAAGCGCGCTGAACGACGAAGCGATCGCCGGACTTGGCGTGTCGGAGGCGTTCGTCCAGCGCGCAATCGCCCAAAGCCGCGCCGACGCCCAGCGGCGGGAAGAGCAGATCCGCGGTGCCCTGCGCCCCCCCGTCGTGCGCGACCGTACGGTTATCATTGTGGATGACGGCGTGGCGACCGCCGCCCCACTCTTGGCTGCCGTCCGCGCGGTGCGCCAGTTCCATCCCGCTCGCGTCGTCGTCGCCGTCCCCGTCGGCGAGCCGAAAGCGTGCCGCCATCTCGAAGGGGTCGCCGACGACGTCCTCACGCTGGTCCAGCCCGCGCCCTTCCACCGCGTGGCCGACCACTACCAGCGGTTCGACCGCCTGACCGATGCCGACGCCGCCGCCCTCGTGCGGGAGCATGCCCACCCGCGAAGCGGCAACCCAACTGCATAG
- a CDS encoding archease — protein MPNYAYFDHDADVGIIGRGDRLEDAFVAAAEGMFALMVNLDDIRPATTVRFAFDEPDPELALAVWLNRLLAEARAAGLIFGRFRLTRENGRWVGEASGEPWRADLERGVEVKGATLTALAVEQRNGLWEARCVLDV, from the coding sequence ATGCCGAACTACGCTTACTTTGACCACGACGCCGATGTCGGGATCATCGGACGGGGCGACCGCCTCGAAGACGCCTTCGTGGCTGCCGCCGAAGGCATGTTCGCCCTGATGGTGAACCTCGACGACATCCGGCCGGCAACAACGGTCCGCTTCGCCTTCGACGAGCCGGACCCTGAACTGGCGCTCGCGGTCTGGCTCAACCGGCTGCTCGCGGAGGCCCGCGCCGCCGGTCTCATCTTCGGGCGCTTCCGCCTCACCCGCGAGAATGGCCGCTGGGTCGGCGAAGCCAGCGGCGAGCCGTGGCGAGCCGACCTCGAACGCGGCGTGGAAGTGAAGGGCGCGACCCTGACCGCGCTCGCCGTCGAGCAGCGCAATGGACTGTGGGAAGCACGCTGCGTGCTCGATGTCTAG
- a CDS encoding RtcB family protein gives MNLANLERLTPYCWTVPLAPGERRAPVLLYGSEPLLVSMDDKVLEQLLNVARLPGLVGAAMTMPDAHWGYGFPIGGVAAFDPAAGGVVSAGGVGFDISCGVRCLRTTLSETDLNRKMTAVADALFETIPAGLGVEGAVRLTMKEIDDVLLGGAAWAVERGYGTAADLDYIEERGTMAGALPSAISDLAKRRQLGEMGTLGSGNHYLEVQVVEQVFDHEAARAFGIEVGQVVIAIHCGSRGLGHQIGSDYLVSLARAAGRLGITLPDRELACAPIESPEGQAYLGAMRAAINCALANRQILTHLTRQALTPLFPNATIETLFDVSHNTCKAEYHEVDGSRRLLYVHRKGATRAFGPGHESLPARYRAVGQPVVIGGSMGTGSYILAGMATSETRAFASASHGAGRAMSRRQALQRWRGRELVDDLAAQGILIRTRSMRGVAEEAPGAYKDVDLVAEATEAAGLARRVARLRPRICVKG, from the coding sequence ATGAACTTGGCCAACTTGGAACGTCTCACCCCGTATTGCTGGACGGTGCCGCTCGCGCCGGGAGAACGGCGCGCGCCGGTTCTCCTCTATGGCAGCGAGCCGCTGCTCGTCAGCATGGACGACAAAGTCCTCGAACAGCTGCTGAACGTCGCCCGGCTGCCCGGCCTCGTCGGCGCCGCCATGACCATGCCGGACGCCCACTGGGGCTACGGCTTCCCCATCGGCGGCGTCGCCGCCTTCGACCCTGCTGCCGGCGGGGTCGTCTCCGCCGGCGGGGTCGGTTTCGATATTTCGTGCGGCGTCCGCTGCCTGCGCACCACGCTCTCTGAGACCGACCTCAACCGCAAAATGACTGCCGTCGCCGACGCCCTCTTCGAGACGATCCCCGCCGGACTGGGAGTCGAAGGAGCCGTTCGGCTGACCATGAAAGAGATCGATGACGTACTGCTCGGCGGCGCCGCTTGGGCCGTGGAACGCGGCTACGGAACCGCCGCCGACCTCGATTACATCGAGGAGAGGGGCACAATGGCAGGCGCGCTGCCGTCAGCGATCTCCGACCTCGCCAAGCGCCGCCAGCTCGGAGAGATGGGCACGCTCGGCTCCGGCAACCACTACCTCGAAGTCCAAGTCGTCGAGCAGGTCTTCGACCACGAGGCCGCCCGCGCCTTTGGGATCGAGGTCGGGCAGGTCGTGATCGCGATTCACTGCGGGTCGCGTGGCCTCGGTCACCAGATCGGGAGCGACTATCTCGTTTCGCTTGCACGGGCAGCGGGCCGGCTCGGCATCACGCTGCCGGACCGCGAACTCGCCTGCGCGCCGATCGAGTCGCCCGAGGGGCAAGCGTATCTCGGCGCGATGCGCGCCGCGATCAACTGCGCTCTCGCCAACCGCCAGATCCTGACCCACCTCACCCGCCAAGCGCTCACGCCGCTCTTCCCCAACGCAACGATCGAAACCCTCTTCGATGTCTCGCACAACACCTGCAAAGCGGAATATCACGAGGTCGATGGATCGCGCCGGCTGCTCTACGTCCATCGCAAGGGCGCCACTCGCGCCTTTGGCCCAGGCCATGAGTCGCTGCCAGCGCGCTACCGTGCCGTCGGCCAGCCGGTGGTGATCGGCGGCAGCATGGGAACAGGCTCCTACATCCTCGCGGGGATGGCGACGAGCGAAACGCGGGCGTTCGCCTCAGCATCGCATGGCGCCGGACGCGCGATGAGCCGGCGTCAAGCGCTCCAGCGCTGGCGCGGTCGGGAGCTCGTCGACGACCTCGCCGCCCAAGGCATCCTGATCCGAACGCGCTCGATGCGCGGTGTCGCGGAAGAGGCGCCGGGCGCCTACAAAGATGTCGACCTCGTCGCCGAGGCAACCGAAGCCGCTGGCCTCGCCCGACGGGTGGCGCGGCTCCGTCCTCGCATCTGCGTCAAAGGATAG